A window of the Henckelia pumila isolate YLH828 chromosome 3, ASM3356847v2, whole genome shotgun sequence genome harbors these coding sequences:
- the LOC140891938 gene encoding calmodulin-like protein 3, whose amino-acid sequence MLFQVLFFFSLAKSSHNKMIAILLPSILFILGLIYTFSSIPTTKKIANIWFTYILGPHEKKDLPKTERTSQDGMDQEKELMINDGVITKSDLGSVFGTFDKNKDGYITKQELRESLKNIGISVEEKDVDDMVENFDSNGDGLIDFDEFCELFESISGQKEGRLKDESLKEAFDVFDGNKDGLITVEELGLVLCSLGLAQGKNLEDCKDMIRKVDLDGDGMVNFDEFKRMMRNGFQRLVSIS is encoded by the coding sequence ATGTTGTTTCaggtccttttttttttttcactagcAAAATCAAGCCACAACAAAATGATTGCTATATTGTTACCCTCTATTCTCTTCATATTGGGGCTTATTTACACATTTTCTTCCATCCCTACAACCAAGAAAATTGCTAATATATGGTTCACATATATTCTTGGTCCCCATGAAAAAAAAGATCTTCCGAAAACAGAGAGAACAAGCCAAGATGGCATGGATCAAGAAAAGGAATTGATGATCAATGATGGTGTAATTACCAAAAGTGATCTCGGAAGTGTTTTCGGTACGTTCGATAAGAACAAAGATGGTTACATAACCAAGCAAGAGCTTAGAGAATCACTCAAGAATATTGGGATCTCAGTAGAAGAGAAAGATGTAGATGATATGGTGGAGAACTTTGATTCAAACGGGGATGGTTTGATAGATTTCGACGAGTTTTGCGAGCTTTTCGAGTCGATCTCGGGGCAGAAGGAGGGTCGTTTGAAAGATGAGAGTTTGAAGGAGGCTTTTGATGTGTTTGATGGGAACAAAGATGGGTTGATAACAGTTGAAGAGTTGGGTTTGGTCTTGTGTTCTTTGGGACTTGCACAAGGAAAGAATTTGGAAGATTGCAAAGACATGATTAGGAAGGTGGATTTAGATGGAGATGGTATGGTTAATTTTGACGAGTTCAAAAGAATGATGAGAAATGGTTTTCAAAGGCTTGTTTCCATTTCTTGA